From the Lolium rigidum isolate FL_2022 chromosome 2, APGP_CSIRO_Lrig_0.1, whole genome shotgun sequence genome, one window contains:
- the LOC124689543 gene encoding phytosulfokine receptor 1-like — MGRSRGSALVAALRLLLLPAILLLSRCRTGAAQSSPPCGSSDLHALRGFSAGLDAPVAGWPAAPDEGCCAWPGVLCSGASVVGVVLPNRTLRGKVSASLTDLTALRVLNLSGNALRGALPAGILRLSFLEALDVSSNALAGTLTISLPAIRVFNVSYNAFSGALPVLPGAANLTAYDASGNGFSGPVDAAAVCASSPALQVLRLSMNRLSGDFPAGFAQCRSLTELSLDGNGITGGLPDDLFAATSLRILVLHTNSLSGGISPGFRNLTALVRLDLSFNAFTGALPEVFDALAGTLQELSAPSNLLNGSLPATLSLCVNLRVLNLRNNTLTDAIGLDFRAVNRLVYLDLGANRFTGPIPASLPECAGMTALNLGRNRLTGEIPPSFAAFRSISFLSLTGNGFSNVTSALMILQRLPNLTSLVLTKNFHGGEAMPEAGIDGFTNIQVLVIANCELTGAIPAWIAGLSKLKVLDISWNKLAGPIPPFLGELDRLFYIDISNNSLQGEIPASFTRMTAMLAAKGSGNDEDTTVQDFPFFMRRNVSASGRQYNQVSSFPPSLVLARNNLTGGVPPAMGALARLHIVDLSWNGFSRSIPPELSGMTSLESLDLSHNALSGAIPPSLTQLTFLSHFAVAYNNLSGKVPVGGQFSTFSRADFAGNPFLCGIHVRKCDRNQTAGGASGSSGRRRSAVSAGVVAAICVGTALLLAVGLAATWRAWSRRRQEDNACRVAAGDESCDDSSFDATRSSTLVLLFPSDDDDDSAASERTTVITLDEVVKGTGDFDDSRIVGCGGFGMVYRATLADGRDVAVKRLSGDFQQMEREFRAEVEALSRVRHRNLVSLRGYCRVGKDVRLLIYPFMDNGSLDHWLHERAGTDVLPWPARLRVARDAARGLAYLHGGSNGAPRVMHRDVKSSNILLDADMEARLADFGLARLARGNDDTHVTTDLVGTLGYIPPEYASSPAATYRGDVYSMGVVLVELVTGRRPVDMAARLGARDVTGWAVRLRREGRGHEAIDTGVSSGKHREEAERVLELACACVSEVPKARPTAQQLLERLDAIAGGTAADPETSSNDGAARAVDNF, encoded by the coding sequence ATGGGCCGAAGCAGAGGTAGTGCACTGGTGGCAGCGCTGcggttgctgctgctgccggcgATCCTGCTGCTGTCGCGGTGCCGGACCGGCGCGGCGCAGTCCTCGCCTCCCTGCGGGTCCAGCGACCTCCACGCGCTGAGAGGCTTCTCTGCTGGCCTCGACGCTCCGGTCGCCGGCTGGCCTGCCGCGCCCGATGAAGGCTGCTGCGCGTGGCCCGGCGTGCTCTGCTCCGGCGCGTCCGTCGTCGGGGTGGTGCTGCCCAACCGGACGCTCCGTGGGAAGGTGTCCGCGTCGCTCACCGACCTGACGGCCCTCCGCGTGCTCAACCTCTCAGGCAACGCGCTCCGCGGCGCGCTGCCGGCAGGCATCCTCCGGCTCAGCTTCCTCGAGGCGCTCGACGTCAGCTCCAACGCGCTCGCCGGCACGCTTACCATCTCGCTCCCGGCAATACGCGTGTTCAACGTGTCATACAACGCGTTCAGCGGTGCCCTGCCGGTGCTCCCCGGCGCGGCGAACCTCACGGCGTACGACGCGTCAGGCAACGGGTTCTCCGGCCCCGTCGACGCCGCCGCGGTGTGCGCCTCGTCGCCGGCGCTGCAGGTCCTACGGCTGTCCATGAACAGGCTCTCGGGTGACTTCCCAGCCGGGTTCGCCCAATGCCGATCGCTCACCGAGCTCTCGCTCGACGGGAACGGCATCACCGGCGGCCTCCCCGACGACCTCTTCGCCGCCACGTCGCTGCGGATCCTCGTGCTCCACACCAACTCTCTCTCCGGCGGGATCTCCCCGGGGTTCCGCAATCTCACCGCCCTCGTGCGGCTCGACCTCTCCTTCAACGCCTTCACCGGCGCGCTGCCCGAGGTGTTCGACGCGCTCGCCGGCACGCTGCAGGAGCTCTCGGCGCCCAGCAACCTGCTCAACGGCAGCCTCCCCGCCACGCTCTCGCTCTGCGTCAACCTCCGCGTCCTAAACCTCCGCAACAACACGCTCACCGACGCCATCGGCCTTGACTTCCGCGCCGTGAACCGCCTCGTGTACCTCGACCTCGGCGCCAACCGCTTCACCGGCCCCATCCCCGCCAGCCTCCCCGAATGCGCCGGCATGACGGCGCTCAACCTCGGCCGCAACCGCCTCACCGGCGAGATACCGCCGTCCTTCGCCGCGTTCCGCTCCATCTCATTCCTCTCCCTCACCGGCAACGGCTTCTCCAACGTCACGTCGGCATTAATGATACTGCAGCGCCTGCCGAACCTGACGAGCCTCGTGCTCACCAAGAATTTCCACGGCGGCGAGGCGATGCCGGAGGCCGGGATCGACGGGTTCACCAACATCCAGGTGCTCGTCATCGCCAACTGCGAGCTCACCGGCGCCATCCCGGCGTGGATCGCCGGGCTCAGCAAGCTCAAGGTGCTAGACATCTCGTGGAACAAACTCGCCGGCCCGATCCCGCCGTTCCTCGGCGAGCTCGACCGCCTCTTCTACATCGACATCTCCAACAACTCACTGCAGGGAGAGATACCGGCGAGCTTCACGCGGATGACGGCGATGCTGGCTGCAAAAGGCAGTGGCAACGACGAggacacgacggtgcaggacttccCGTTCTTCATGCGGCGGAACGTGTCGGCCAGTGGGCGGCAGTACAACCAGGTGAGCAGCTTCCCGCCGTCTCTGGTGCTGGCGCGGAACAACCTCACTGGCGGAGTGCCGCCGGCGATGGGTGCGCTGGCCAGGTTGCACATCGTTGACCTGAGCTGGAACGGCTTCTCGAGGTCCATCCCGCCAGAGCTGTCGGGGATGACAAGCCTCGAGTCCCTCGACTTGTCACACAACGCGCTCTCCGGCGCCATCCCGCCGTCGCTGACGCAGCTCACCTTCCTTTCCCACTTCGCCGTCGCGTACAACAACCTCTCCGGCAAAGTCCCCGTCGGCGGCCAGTTCTCCACCTTCTCCCGTGCGGACTTCGCAGGTAACCCGTTCCTGTGCGGCATCCACGTGCGGAAGTGCGACCGGAATCAAACCGCGGGCGGCGCGAGCGGGAGCAGTGGCCGCAGGAGGAGCGCTGTCAGCGCTGGTGTCGTGGCGGCGATATGCGTGGGCACGGCGCTGCTGCTCGCCGTGGGCCTCGCCGCAACGTGGCGAGCGTGGTCGAGGCGACGGCAGGAGGACAACGCATGCAGGGTGGCCGCCGGCGACGAGAGCTGCGACGACTCTTCGTTCGACGCGACTAGGTCGTCCACCTTGGTGCTCCTCTTCccaagcgacgacgacgacgacagcgccgCCTCGGAGAGGACGACGGTGATCACGCTGGACGAGGTGGTGAAGGGGACGGGCGACTTCGACGACTCGCGCATCGTGGGGTGCGGCGGGTTCGGGATGGTGTACCGCGCGACGCTCGCCGACGGCCGCGACGTCGCCGTGAAGCGCCTCTCCGGGGACTTCCAGCAGATGGAGCGCGAGTTCCGCGCCGAGGTGGAGGCGCTCTCCCGCGTCCGCCACCGCAACCTCGTCTCGCTCCGCGGATACTGCCGCGTCGGCAAGGACGTCCGCCTCCTCATCTACCCCTTCATGGACAACGGCAGCCTCGACCACTGGCTCCACGAGCGCGCCGGCACCGACGTCCTCCCGTGGCCGGCGCGGCTGCGGGTGGCGCGCGACGCGGCGCGCGGGCTGGCGTACCTGCACGGCGGCAGCAACGGCGCGCCGCGGGTGATGCACCGGGACGTGAAGTCGAGCAACATCCTGCTGGACGCGGACATGGAGGCGCGGCTCGCCGACTTCGGGCTGGCGCGGCTCGCGCGCGGGAACGACGACACGCACGTCACGACTGACCTGGTCGGCACGCTGGGGTACATCCCGCCGGAGTACGCCAGCTCGCCGGCCGCCACGTACCGGGGCGACGTGTACAGCATGGGCGTGGTGCTGGTGGAGCTGGTCACCGGGCGGCGGCCCGTGGACATGGCGGCAAGGCTCGGCGCGCGGGACGTCACCGGGTGGGCCGTGCGGCTCCGGCGCGAGGGGAGGGGCCACGAGGCCATCGACACCGGCGTGTCATCGGGGAAGCaccgggaggaggcggagagggtGCTGGAGCTGGCGTGCGCCTGCGTCTCCGAGGTCCCCAAGGCGCGGCCCACGGCGCAGCAGCTCCTCgagcggctcgacgccatcgccgGTGGCACCGCCGCCGACCCGGAGACTTCCTCCAACGACGGAGCAGCACGTGCGGTAGATAACTTTTAA
- the LOC124689544 gene encoding phytosulfokine receptor 1-like, producing the protein MVTGRRPVDMAARLGARDVTAWAVRLRREGRGHEAVDAAVSSSGKHRDEAERVLELACACVAEAPKARPTAQQLLERLDAIAGTAADPETTSSDEQHGR; encoded by the coding sequence ATGGTGACGGGGCGGCGGCCCGTGGacatggcggcgcggctcggcgcgCGGGACGTCACCGCATGGGCCGTGCGGCTGCGGCGCGAGGGGAGGGGCCACGAGGCCGTCGACGCCGCTGTGTCTTCTTCGGGGAAGCACCGGGACGAGGCGGAGAGGGTGCTGGAGCTGGCGTGCGCCTGCGTCGCCGAGGCCCCCAAGGCGCGGCCCACGGCGCAGCAGCTCCTCgagcggctcgacgccatcgccgGCACCGCCGCCGACCCGGAGACGACTTCCTCCGACGAGCAGCACGGTAGATAA